One Methylosinus sp. C49 DNA segment encodes these proteins:
- a CDS encoding DUF2164 domain-containing protein: MAIEIPKDSAKEAVLSLQRYFKENMDNEIGNLVAEGLLQFFVEEIGPIIYNKAVEDVQQRLQARIAELDVEVHEEAFGYWRKRRRR; this comes from the coding sequence ATGGCGATCGAGATACCAAAGGATTCTGCCAAGGAAGCGGTCTTGTCGCTTCAACGCTACTTCAAAGAGAACATGGACAATGAGATCGGCAATCTCGTAGCCGAAGGCCTGCTCCAATTCTTCGTGGAAGAGATCGGGCCGATCATCTACAACAAGGCGGTCGAGGATGTGCAACAAAGGCTACAAGCCCGCATAGCGGAACTGGATGTCGAGGTTCACGAGGAGGCGTTCGGCTATTGGCGGAAGCGCCGGCGGCGCTGA